From Oreochromis niloticus isolate F11D_XX linkage group LG14, O_niloticus_UMD_NMBU, whole genome shotgun sequence, one genomic window encodes:
- the LOC100696366 gene encoding ras-related protein ORAB-1-like, which translates to MNPEYDYLFKLLLIGDSGVGKSCLLLRFADDTYTESYISTIGVDFKIRTIDMDGKTVKLQIWDTAGQERFRTITSSYYRGAHGIIIVYDVTEQESFNNVKQWLDEIDRYACENVSRLLVGNKSDLVSKKVVDAATAQDLASSLKIPFLETSAKSSDNVERAFLTMASEIHKRLASEGGGMEGESAEARTAKINSAPLWLGGDKQTQEANNCC; encoded by the exons ATGAATCCTGAATA TGACTACTTGTTCAAGCTTCTTCTCATCGGTGACTCTGGAGTTGGAAAGTCATGCCTGCTGCTGCGCTTTGCG GATGACACCTACACCGAAAGCTACATCTCTACCATAGGGGTCGACTTCAAGATCAGGACCATTGACATGGATGGGAAAACTGTCAAGCTACAGATT TGGGACACAGCAGGTCAAGAGAGGTTTCGAACCATCACCTCCAGCTACTACAGAGGAGCTCACGGCATCATCATTGTGTATGATGTCACTGAGCAG gAATCCTTTAACAATGTGAAGCAGTGGCTGGATGAAATAGATCGTTACGCCTGTGAAAACGTCTCCAGGCTGCTGGTGGGAAATAAGTCTGACCTCGTTAGTAAGAAAGTGGTGGATGCTGCCACTGCTCAG GACCTGGCTTCGTCCCTGAAGATCCCGTTCTTGGAGACTAGTGCGAAGAGCTCTGATAACGTGGAGAGGGCGTTCCTTACCATGGCCTCTGAGATCCACAAACGTCTGGCCAGTGAAGGAGGGGGCATGGAGGGCGAGTCAGCAGAGGCCAGGACCGCGAAGATCAACAGCGCTCCCCTGTGGCTGGGAGGGGACAAACAGACGCAGGAGGCCAATAACTGCTGCTGA